In Silene latifolia isolate original U9 population chromosome 3, ASM4854445v1, whole genome shotgun sequence, a single window of DNA contains:
- the LOC141649221 gene encoding uncharacterized protein LOC141649221: MATFSAAYGLKVNAAKSEVVFNGVAANLKADIIHVSGFQEGTLPFKYLGIPIQPGRLLRRDCQILTDKIVRKIRGIGARKLSYAGRLVLINCVLNTLHNYWASIFLIPKCLIHQIEAICRNFLWDNSTEYNRAPLVAWTDICHTKKEGGLGIKNAGVWNVASVGMLVHWLYTKADRLWVLWIDHVYLKGADWSNYHPPPDSNWNWRNICKTRELLSGGYQGHHWNGQPTGTGYTVSSGYCWLQGTHPPVKWYSDVWSPWNIPKHAFIGWLVQRKALNTRVKLARLSLCSSDRCFLCEAAAESHEHLFTDCVYTSKVSTGVEVWLHLTLAGSAGYTKLQRKICRMAKMATWYHIWYVRNVCRLEHKVKRPEYVVAEIIAQVRQRIIHKIDSIEKLKNRDWLVKLDICLM, translated from the coding sequence ATGGCTACCTTCTCTGCAGCTTATGGCCTGAAAGTCAATGCTGCCAAGTCTGAGGTTGTCTTCAATGGAGTAGCTGCTAATTTGAAAGCTGATATCATTCATGTCTCAGGGTTCCAGGAAGGTACACTGCCTTTTAAATATTTGGGAATCCCAATTCAACCTGGCAGGCTTTTAAGGAGAGATTGTCAAATTCTCACTGATAAAATTGTAAGGAAAATTAGAGGTATTGGGGCAAGGAAGCTCAGCTATGCAGGAAGATTGGTTCTTATTAATTGTGTGTTGAATACCTTGCATAATTATTGGGCATCTATCTTTCTTATTCCTAAGTGTTTGATTCATCAAATTGAAGCTATATGCAGGAATTTTTTATGGGATAATAGCACTGAATACAATAGGGCTCCTTTGGTTGCCTGGACTGATATTTGCCATACTAAGAAGGAAGGGGGACTAGGGATTAAAAATGCTGGGGTGTGGAATGTGGCTAGTGTGGGAATGTTGGTGCACTGGCTGTATACTAAAGCTGATAGGTTATGGGTCTTATGGATTGATCATGTTTACCTCAAAGGAGCTGACTGGTCTAACTATCATCCACCTCCAGATTCTAATTGGAACTGGAGGAATATTTGTAAAACTAGGGAGCTTCTGTCTGGTGGTTATCAGGGTCATCACTGGAATGGGCAACCTACTGGTACTGGTTATACTGTTAGTTCTGGATACTGTTGGTTACAGGGCACACACCCTCCTGTCAAATGGTACTCTGATGTGTGGAGTCCATGGAATATACCTAAGCATGCTTTTATAGGATGGTTGGTTCAGAGGAAGGCTCTTAATACTCGTGTCAAATTAGCAAGATTGAGCCTGTGCAGCTCTGATAGATGTTTTCTGTGTGAAGCAGCTGCTGAGTCTCATGAGCATCTGTTCACAGATTGTGTATACACTTCTAAGGTGAGTACTGGAGTTGAGGTTTGGTTGCACCTTACTCTTGCTGGTAGTGCTGGTTATACCAAGCTTCAGAGGAAGATTTGTCGAATGGCTAAAATGGCCACTTGGTATCATATATGGTATGTCAGGAACGTTTGCAGATTGGAGCATAAAGTGAAGAGGCCTGAGTATGTTGTAGCTGAGATCATAGCACAAGTTCGTCAAAGAATTATTCACAAGATTGATAGCATAGAGAAGCTAAAGAATAGAGATTGGTTAGTCAAGTTAGATATATGTCTCATGTAA